A genome region from Poecile atricapillus isolate bPoeAtr1 chromosome 34, bPoeAtr1.hap1, whole genome shotgun sequence includes the following:
- the LOC131590672 gene encoding olfactory receptor 14J1-like, whose product MMCPHVQPQQMSNSSSISHFLLLALADTRQLQLLHFCLFLGISLAALLGNILIISAIACSHHLHSPMFFFLLNLALSDLGSICTTVPKAMHNSLWDTRDISYAGCAAQLFIFLFFISAEFYLLTIMCYDRYVSICKPLHYETLLGSRACAHMAAAAWASAFLSALMHTANTISLPLCHGNALDQFFCEIPQILKLSCSNSYTRELGLIAVSACLLLGCFVFIVFSYVQIFRAVLRIPSEQGRHKAFSTCLPHLAVVSLFLSTASFAHLKPPSISSPSLDLALSLLYSVVAPALNPLIYSLRNQELKAAVWTLMTGKFQKH is encoded by the exons ATGATGT GTCCccatgtgcagccacagcaaatgtccaacagcagctccatcagccacttcctgctgctggcattggcagacacgcggcagctgcagctcctgcacttctgcctcttcctgggcatctccctggctgccctcctgggcaacATCCTCATCATCAGTGCCatagcctgcagccaccacctgcacagccccatgttcttcttcctgctcaacctggccctcagtgacctgggctccatctgcaccactgtgcccaaagccatgcacaattccctctgggacaccagagacatctcctatgcaggatgtgctgcacagctctTTATCTTTCTGTTCTTTATCTCAGCAGAGTTTTATCTCCTGACCATCATGTGTTACGACCGCTAcgtgtccatctgcaaacccctgcactacgagaccctcctgggcagcagagcttgtgcccacatggcagcagctgcctgggccagtgcctTTCTCAGTGCTCTCATGCACACAGCCAATACAATTTCCCTCCCCCTGTGCCATGGCAATGCCCTGGAccagttcttctgtgaaattCCACAGATCTTAAAGCTCTCCTGCTCAAATTCCTATACTAGAGAACTTGGGCTCATTGCTGTTAGTGCGTGTTTGCTACTTGGCTGTTTTGtattcattgttttctcctatgtgcagatcttcagggctgtgctgaggatcccctctgagcagggacggcacaaagccttttccacctgcctccctcacctggcCGTGGTCTCCCTCTTCCTCAGCACTGCCTCATTTGCACACCTGAAGcctccctccatctcctccccatccctggatctggcACTGTCACTTCTGTACTCAGTGGTGGCCccagccctgaaccccctcatctacagcctgaggaaccaggagctcaaggctgcagtgtggacaCTGATGACCGGaaaatttcaaaaacattaa